The following proteins come from a genomic window of Pseudomonas sp. WJP1:
- a CDS encoding haloacid dehalogenase type II, protein MSFLRPKFITFDCYGTLTNFHMGTMTRELFADRVPPEQMDQFVKDFSAYRLDQVMGDWMPYDEILKTALARTCKRWGIEYREEGQLYYDAVPTWGPHPDVPAGLSKIADKIPLVIFSNASDSQIMSNVDKLGAPFHKVFTAEQAQAYKPRLAAFEYMLDNLNCGPEDILHVSSSFRYDLMPAHDMKIKNKAFVARGHEVPANDFYGYQQITDIGGLAALVGL, encoded by the coding sequence ATGAGCTTTCTTCGCCCCAAATTCATTACGTTCGACTGCTACGGTACGCTGACCAATTTCCACATGGGCACGATGACGCGCGAGCTGTTTGCTGATCGCGTTCCACCGGAGCAAATGGATCAGTTCGTCAAGGATTTCTCGGCCTATCGTCTGGACCAGGTCATGGGTGACTGGATGCCCTACGACGAAATTCTCAAGACTGCCTTGGCGCGCACTTGCAAGCGCTGGGGGATTGAATACCGCGAGGAAGGCCAACTCTATTACGACGCCGTGCCAACCTGGGGCCCGCACCCGGACGTGCCGGCCGGCCTGTCGAAAATCGCCGACAAGATCCCTTTGGTGATTTTCTCCAACGCCAGTGACAGCCAGATCATGTCCAACGTCGACAAGCTTGGCGCGCCATTCCATAAGGTCTTCACCGCCGAACAGGCCCAGGCCTACAAGCCGCGGCTGGCTGCGTTCGAATACATGCTCGACAACCTTAACTGCGGTCCGGAGGACATCTTGCATGTATCCTCCAGCTTCCGTTACGACCTGATGCCGGCACACGACATGAAGATCAAGAACAAGGCCTTCGTCGCCCGTGGTCACGAAGTTCCGGCCAATGACTTCTACGGCTACCAGCAGATCACTGACATCGGTGGGCTGGCAGCGCTGGTCGGTCTGTAA